A DNA window from Actinomycetota bacterium contains the following coding sequences:
- a CDS encoding 2-hydroxyglutaryl-CoA dehydratase yields MAYAAGVDVGSTQTKAVIIDEDGKIAGRSLIDTGANVVKAAESSFLAALEAGNISEEEVNYVVGTGYGRYRVTFGNTQVTEISCHGRGAVHLFPNTRTVVDMGGQDTKAIAVNAVGEITDFCMNDKCAAGTGRFLQAAASALDIPLDDLGPLSLQSRKSVKISTTCTVFAESEVLAWIGKGKKIEDILWGVHKSIAARSASLMRRVGINDEITFTGGVSRNDGMVKALSDRLGKPLNVSADCHYIGALGAALFALDHVMAGRAPVSGMEVAS; encoded by the coding sequence ACGGCAAGATCGCCGGCCGCTCTCTCATCGACACGGGAGCCAATGTCGTCAAGGCAGCGGAGTCGTCCTTCCTCGCCGCCCTCGAGGCGGGAAACATCAGCGAGGAGGAGGTCAACTACGTTGTCGGTACCGGATACGGCCGCTACCGGGTGACCTTCGGCAACACCCAGGTCACCGAGATCAGCTGTCACGGCAGGGGTGCGGTCCACCTGTTCCCCAACACGAGGACGGTCGTCGACATGGGTGGCCAGGACACCAAGGCGATCGCCGTCAACGCCGTCGGCGAGATCACCGACTTCTGCATGAACGACAAGTGTGCCGCCGGGACGGGACGCTTCCTCCAGGCCGCCGCTTCGGCGCTCGACATCCCCCTCGACGATCTCGGCCCCCTCTCGCTCCAGAGCAGGAAGTCCGTCAAGATCAGCACGACCTGCACCGTCTTCGCAGAATCCGAGGTGCTGGCGTGGATCGGCAAGGGGAAGAAGATCGAGGACATCCTCTGGGGTGTCCACAAGTCCATCGCCGCTCGTTCGGCGAGCCTGATGCGTCGAGTCGGCATCAACGACGAGATCACCTTCACCGGTGGGGTGTCCCGGAACGACGGTATGGTCAAGGCGCTCTCGGACCGTCTGGGAAAGCCCCTGAACGTCAGCGCCGACTGTCACTACATCGGGGCACTGGGGGCCGCCTTGTTCGCTCTCGACCACGTCATGGCCGGTCGTGCGCCGGTCTCCGGTATGGAGGTGGCATCGTGA